TCTCCCACCGACTcagtattttaataattaaattattagagGTCTTGGATCTCTAGAGTTCCAAAACATGTTTAAAACAACAAGCAGGCAGTATAGTACTTATCACCACATCACCATCATACCTCGACACCAGGATCCTTTCCCATTCAAAATTTTCAGCATTCACCAACACAACAAAGTTTGGGCCAAACTATCCGTCAAATAAAGAGCAGCAAGTTGATAGCGTGGTAACACAGAGATGGATTTCATTGCAGTGCTTGGAAATAGAAGCATTCATAGAACATTGTAAGGTTTAAACCTGTCCTTGTGCCAAAACATAGCCCAAGGAAACAGATGCATAGTAAGAGCTTAAGAGgcaagaattttttttcttaatcaaGTCCAACAGTCAAATTCATCAAGTCTCTGAGTTTCATGAAAAATCAAGAATGGTACTTTCCTCAAAGAAAATGCTCCACGAGGATAATCATACTAAGAAAGAACGGTATATGAACACCTAAAGTCTAAACTGTTAAAAGGATGCCACCCACTACTGAGGGAAAAGGTTATCCCatagttaattaaaaatttaaacgaTTAAAATcaccatttaataaaaaatgtcaaaaaatgaatctatcataaacatatattagTCCAAGTCAGAATTTGTGTCCTTTTTATGGGTAATATTTGGGTAGTAAGTGATTTTTCAGTTTAAAACTACAAAAAACTTAAATAGGAGGATGCCACATCCTCCAATTATGCCTTCCTATATTTATTAATGAACTCGTTTTGCACAAAAAGAGAGAAAGAAAAATTATGTCAGACGTAGTAATAAAAAGAGCAGAACATAGGGTAACATCAGACAAAGATTTCCAGTCAAATGTCCAAGCATTGGTAGCCATCGCATTCGAGCATCTTCACACGAGGCTGAACAATGGCCTCCATACACCCAACTAACAATGTAAAAGAAAGGGCAGGAGTTATAGATTCTGTAATCATGAAATATGTCTTGCATGCTAGAGAATGCAGTTATATTTCGGGAAAGATCCCATTAGTCCTTCCACAAATCGCAATCAtcgtaattatactttttcctACAATAAGAATTATCAACACCCTTAGGTATTATAAGCAATAAATATAAAAGAGGAAGTACAAAAAGTTTCTAGCTTCCAATTGTTAAGCTTTTAGACGCAAGCCAACCAAATTAAACCCCTTTTACAAGGTCAAGCTCAACGTTACACATGAATCCACTGTTATCATCCAGTACAAAGTGATAGAACAAAATGACATGATTCTCGGAAGAGATAAACCTTAAAAACAAGTTGTCATTACGTGGTCATACACATAAGGTGGGATTTCTCACACAAAAATCCCTTACTTAAAACGAGAAATTCAAACTCATAAATCTTTCGGGGCGTTTAGTTACCTGGCCTCGGTCAACTTTTCATTTTGAATAATAACCGAAATAGTGTATTTCAATGCATCCATTTTAAATCAATGATATTCCActtcaagtaaaaaaaaaataaaaattaggcGTTCAAGACaggaaaattaaattgaaaaaacaaaCGCATAGACATATCgagaaaatcaagaaatttcAACAAGACCACCACCAATTAAGCAGTAAATTAACGAAAAGAACCCCATGAAACCAAAAACCCATCTCAAATATACGTAGAAAAACAGCCTAAATTCTTAGTAAAATCATACCGCAGATCTTAATGGGTGCCTCGAGGTCGAGAAGATTAGGCTGTTTCAAGAAAATCTCCTTGGACTGCAAACAAAGATGCTTGATCTCTGCCTCCGAAAGCTGAACCTGCTTCCCAGGCCTCCCTTTCACCTCCAACAAACGGTTGATAACATCATCAAGCGACGCCGAGTCCATATCCCGTtccaaaatccaaaaaatttGGATACAAACAAACTTAAATCAAGGAAGGAAGTTACTGAATTTTCCAGGCTTGGGAATTCTTCGTGTAATCAAGATTGACTAAATTCGAGGGTTCAAAATGAAGACTttagattttgaattatttttttttatttcacacATTTTAAAACATTCATGTCCACTCTACGCGTCCACTATCCGTACCACTcttgtttctttctttctttatttatttttaaaaaaattcattttaatttttatattatgacttaattttaaaagtcatttaatttttatattatgacttttattttgaatttttgtatgttttaaattatttctaatCGACTCTCAAAACACACAtagaataatatttatatatcattttgctgaatatcaattttgatatttattatatgtcaTATATAATTGGTAAAATACACAATCGAATCTTGGTTTTTTTAGCTCAaagatagaaaaaataaatttatacaaatatttatcaagttctagtaaatacatatttttagaatttttttaaatcttttcatgtTTATTATGTTCCACTTTAAAGTAGATAtgtttggaatttttttaaaaaaatttgctcCTTTTttaaaaaggcaaaaacttgtatgagacggtctcacgggtcgtatttgtgagacggatctcttatttgggtcgtccataaaaaaatattactttttatgctaagagcattactttttagtgtgaatatgagtagggttgacccgtctcacggattaagatccgggagacggtctcacatgagacctactcttttaaaaaaattgttcatTCTTCCATCCTTTTTTATCTATTTTTGCATTCTACTATAAATATGTATAGCTTGCGAAACATTCATCGAGTTCGTTTTGTATTATCAAATCAATTTTCGAATATTTGTTTCGAGTAACTTTGCATGCTTTTTAGAGAGTTTTTGACTAACTTATCTGCTCtaaaaatttgtttatatatttttttaaagaacttatatgctatcaaaataagttatttttttaaaaaaattgggttatctaatcttatttttttaagatattATCTGAATATTTTTTAAGACGAAATtaataactaaataaataaaaacactaaaatataaaaatattgatgatatatattgctgtatttattttcataatatttaattaatgtgttaaaaataattattgtcttatttttaatgtcatgtattttaaaaaaaaatcttataatatcaaacacatcaatatatttaagatttattattttatttttatccaaacactttaacaatttatttttaaaacaaacttATTCAATTTATAAGTTCCTAAAATATCTCAtaagtagtttttttttttaaaaaaaaaaactagttaaATAACATGTTGACATTGTTTTCAATCGACGTCTTGAGTTTTATCGCATTATAAGaaagaaattaattataatattttcgtTAAATAATCTTTGTGTAAAACTCTAGGGTTATActaaaattaatttcttttaaaaaatataataatttttatattataggTGATATGATCATTTAAAAACTAAAAGTGTagataaagattttttttaaaaaaaattaggataTGTtagttatatattaaatataaattcatgaaaataagtttgtatgatatttttaataaataaaagaaatttttgtataaattgagaagattatttatgatttattttataaacttgTATTTTGATTatgaaacaattttaaaatttcaaacgcttacataaaaataaaaatcggaTAAAGCTATTAGATTCCAAAACTACGAGCATCACGACCTCGGTATAAAAGCTCTCTGCCTCCATACCTAAATCAAACGAAAGATCAAACTGCAAAGGGGATACTTTGATATTTAAGCCTCAATTGGTTTCTAATTCGGTCGAAGGGTCGCACGTTCCAATTTTCCTAGATCCAAGATAATCATCCATGGGAAGCAGGAACCGAGCAGAATCATCAAACTACAGAAACCCATGTCTGACGATGCATCAGCCATGGGCTTCTTTACTTGTTTATGGGATTAAACGAATTGAAGGAAGATCTTGGCCTTCCCCTATTACAGGTGGGTGCTATTATGCAAAAGAAAGTGCTTTTTcagtttattcaaattttttttttgcttcctTTCCAATTATTTCACCTGTAACTGATGGCTAAACTCTTTTTGAGTTTGGCTGTTTtggttattattttgttattttttcggCACCTCTTTGTCTCTTGTTTTTCGTCaagttttaatttttctcaCTTTGTGAATCTCACGGGTTTGCGTGGCTTGGATGGGATCTTTTCGATTGCTTAtcttttactttcttttttgaTTGTGGGAAAGGGTACATTGGATTGGAAAATCTATTATTTCGAGTAAAATTATGTATAAAACACGATCTTCCCAACCTTGATTACCCCTGCTGCCGTGTCCGTGGTGTTCTTTTGAATTGCGGACGTCACCATAGGTTTTTGTCAAATTTGAATAACCTGATTGAGTAAATCTTGTCATGCTCGGAGTAAAAATTGGATCAGTTTCCTTCTGAAAAACAATGATAagtaaaaaactaaaaattcgTGGAAAGAACTTTTGTaaagcaaatatatttttacCTGAAATTTTATATTACCTTCCAAATTTCTCAAAAGGGTTTTCGTTTTATTTGCAAGTGCGATGTTGGTAGGTTAGAAGCTTTTTACTCTGGTTCCAGATCTAACTGCCGCTTAACATTCATGCTATATCGTTTTTGAAGTTATACAATGCAGCATGTCTGCCCTTGTCGAGCGAGTAAGTTGTCGAGACTCTTAGTTTCGGCTATCATCAGTCTTCCAAAGAGTAAGATGGATGATCAAATGTGATCATGGGTATGTATCATTAGATCACTAATTTCTGGGATTCTAGGACCACTTCGTAAGACTCTTACCAGTTACTATAGCCAATTTCAACAAAGTATACCTTGTGAAACGTCCCTGACACTagcttttgttttacttttcacTGGTGGTTTTCTTAGTGATAGCATGATGATGTTCTAGCATGACTAGTATGTGAATTTGTGAGTTGCGTTCTCACAAGAAAATGTGCTTTTGCGTTTGTGAAAACATAGAAAATAACGCTTTTTGGTTTTCTTCCCAAAGGGCGTCTCTGGATTCATGCTGCTGGAAAGGTCCCAGAACCAGAGACAATCAAAGCGATGGAGGACTTCTACAGAGAAATATATGCAATGGATGGAGTAACAGATGTCAAGTTTCCGGAGCATTATCCAGTCTCAAAACTTCTAGGTATATTGTTGATTACGTACATAACCATCTTCATATGGTCAGGATGTCGGGTAAAAGTAACCTTTTCCTCCTCTCTATACATGTTTTGTAATAAGAAGATCCAAAGGCGCGAATATTTTGTTGGGTGAAGCTAGAGCTTCGTCTCGCAAAAGTTGGAACTGCTGTAATGGCATAAAATATGCACACCCGATTctcatgttaaaatttatttccttatttggaaaaaagaaatatatctCACAATATCAATTTGAGATAACACTGAAACCCCATTTACCTCTCTAAATGCTGAAAAACCACTACCAATTCTGGCATTTCGTGGGTTCTGTTTATTTAGCTTATCTGAAACCTGGTTTTTTCATAGGTTGCGTGGAGGTTGTTGGTTGTGTTACCTGTGATGAGTTAGTAAGCTGGGAAGCTATAAATGCAGGGGTGCGCACATCAAATCTTATACTATGACTTATAAATTTGAACTCTGTCGATTCCAATATTTATGTAGCTTTTGTTGGGCAGCATTGTATTTTTTACACATATCTCAAATCTTCTTTCTGCAGGTACGAGTAGAAGGGCAAACAGCATTCTGTTGGCTTTGTGAGCGTCCACAGGTTTGTTTCTAAGTTCTTTCCTGTCATCTGTTTCCTATGTTTTTCTCGAGGCTTTCAATATTTATCATATGCCCCGCCTATTTGAGTTTCTTGTTGGATTCTTGTATTATCTCTGTCAATGAATAAATTATTGCTTGATTCTCACAGAAACTCGTCGTACCATTTGAGATGCGTGGTTACCAAGGAGTATATAATCTGGAACGTAAGGTAACGAGCTGAAATAATATCCCCATCTTCCAACCTATTTCATTTTTTCTTCGATCTTTTCCCTGGTTTTGTTTCATAATCTTGCTTATATTTCACTCCTTACTGGCTAGATATATGAATCGGCAGTTAGAGGCCTCATGACTGTTAAACCCCCATTACGGGTTAAGTTTCCGCTTCCAGATCCGCGAGATCCTTACTCTTTGAAACCTGGATTGCTGGCTTCTTCTTCAAATGAGTCTAGTGTATCGCAACTCGAGAAACCTCCAAGTCTAGTGGAAGCTATCGCTGGTGCAAGGGCAGCTGCtacacaattttcaaaaaacaacGGGTCCCAACCCAAAAAGAGGATTAGTACTGACGGCAGCATTATGGGAGTATCCACGAGAACAAGTTCTAGAGAATGGGTTCCAAAAGTTGACAATGCATCAGAAAGATCAAATGCCAAGAATTTATAAAAACAGATGCAAACTTATGTATGATAATCttttatttctttgattatTTTGTAGTTTTGTTAAGAAGAGAGCATAATTAATTGGTTTGAATTCGGTGATAACTTAGCAAATGAGTTATGAAACTTTATTGTGACCAGGTTAAATTTTTGGTATTGCTTTAGAAAGAAACGAGTGGCATGTTCTGGATGTTGTTCATTATACTTCGGAGTATGTGCACATATCTAATGTGGTTCCTAGGAACCACTGATAACATCTTGACGGTGCTTGTATTTCAGCCATGTGTTTTTTGTTGTTAAATCAACCGACAACTGTGGTAAATTGGCGTATTGATCTTGATTTTTTTCTCATTCATGGATTGAACTAAATTGACAAAAACATCTCATATCCCATACATGCAAATTTTCATCTATTCAATCATGCACAACGAGTTTCTGATACAGGTCACCAGATATAGCAGCATCCATGGTAGCTTCGGGATTCATTTCTCCACCTGGTGATGCTTTGTTGCCATCATCACTAGCAAGCTTACTAGCATCTTCCGGTGAAATTTCCCCCCCTTCCTCCAAGAAAAGGGTTAGCATATTCTTGGAAAAGCCACTAACCAAAGCAACCCCATTTTGTGTAGCAGTCACAGGGGTAGCAGAAGAGTCCCTAAGGTTCCAAAACACAATCTCGGGCACATTTTCATATCCCTTCTCCCGAAATTTCCTCTGTGTCACCATATAATCTGTTTCCCATGGACTCACAGAGGCTTCATCAAACTCCATGTCGCTAAAAACAAACAGCCTTTTTATCATCTTATCCTCGCCCAAGTTTCCGTCAACTGCAACTTCCAAAATCCTGTCGAAAACCCTTTGGAAATCGGTGTTATAACCTGCATCCATGTTCCGGATAAACTCTGTCTTGGACCTGAGATTACCAGGTTTAATCAAATGCAGCTCAGGTTCCGCACTAAATGTTATCACATGCCCTTTCCATGGCTCTTCACTAAGTTCAGAAACTAGTAACCCAAGAGCAACAGCGACTTCCATTGGAGTACCATACATGCTACCCGAAACATCACAAACTGCAAGACAATTCGTCAATTTCCCCTTCTTCAGCAGGTCATCTACAATTCGTTTCCACTGCAACTCTGAGACAATGGCTGCTCCACTGCTGCCTTTACTATTCTTTTCGATAATCTCATGAGGAAGCAACGCCCCTGCCGTAATCTTTGCATTCCCAGCCTTCACATTCTCAAGATATTCTTTAAACCTTTTATTGTCCCTGTGcaagaaaatatcagtgtaatTCCTCATTGCCACCGATGCAACACGTTCGTATGGAACCGCTTCCCATTGTTTCGCACTCATATACACCTCAGGCAATTTCAAGACCTGATGCAGCGGAACAAGAACTTCTTTTCTCAGCCTATTTCTCACCATAAATACATACTGATCTTCACCTATGCCGTCATATTCCGGTGACGATTCAAGTGGAAAAAGTATTTTAGCTATGTTCTTGCACATCAAAGTGGCCTTATCATATGAAGAATCAATGGTGGGACACCATTTCGCTGCAAGACTAATTTTGTTAAATTCATTCGAATTCAGAGCTTGTATATCGGATTTCAACAACTCCGCAAAAAGGGCTGAAATCTTATCATGCAAGAACCTATAGTTGGCATCTTGATCATACCTTTCTTCAGCTCTTTTTGACATATTCGACACCTTCAAATGCTTCAATTTCCTTGCTTTCTCCATTTCTTCTTTCACTTTTACGGCATTAGCAGCTACCCTTTTCTCCCTTGGAACTCTAGCCCTCAGTAACCGCTTCTCGTCCGCCTCCTTCGGATCATCacttttttccttctttttagCACAAAAGTAATGTTTCCTCGTTCTCCTCTTCCCCTTCTTACTGCTCCTCCAAGCACTTTTCTTCTCCGCTCGAATCTCGGGCCCTTCAAGAAGCCTGTATAGGATCTCAACGAGATCCTTAAAGTATCCAAACTGCGCAATAACCTTCAGATTACACGCCAAAGTTTTCGGATGGTTCTGATGCATCCAAAGCGCCGCAGCGTAGAAACCTTCCTTGTCTGATTTCCCGGTACCTCTAACACCCCTCAGATTGCAGATCAATTTCAGTGTTGTGACAGGATCGTGGTCCCAAGAAATTTTCAATCTTTCAACTACAGACTCAGGGGGTGTGTTTGGTACTATGTGGAAAAAAAAGTCCAAACAAGGGTTACCAGAGGACAAGAAGGTTGCTGAAGCATTTTCAGTATAGCCCATTGAGGGAAATGGAGGGTTAAGATTCAGGTCTGCCGTTTCCGATTCGAGGTAATCCATGGTGCAGTTATCGCCGTCGGTGGCGGCGAGGCTCTGGAATTCTGGTGGAGTTGTGGAAGACATTTTGCTTATTATCTTGTGATGTCTTGATTTAACTATTGAGGCTTAtgtaagtaatatttttcttgGGGTCCAAGGATTTAATGAGCTGGTCGATCGTAATTAAatgtatatttaatttcatagaTCCGAATTATAGGGTATGCGTTTACTAGTGAACAATCTTTTCTagatatttcttttttatttttttagaaacctatttatatatacatgatTGCATTTCCTATCcataatcaaatatatttgCACTCCTTAAAGtttacatgtattttttttttttaagaaaatcaatacaaaaaattaataatatgatgttaatatatgatatttattacCCATTATTTCATATCTgaaactaatatatgattttttttagtatCTTATGTGTATAGAAAATATAGGTATTAATGACATATttgtttttggatgaaaatcgatacaaaacattgaaaattgattttaaaatatgatatttgagtactaaCTGTTTCAGAAttgataataatatatgatttttagtaCTCAAACgtgtttattaaattttgatattaataaaaaaattttaattatatactCAAAAATCTTATCTTTTGTACCAGATCTAAAATAGTAGgtgctcaaatatcatatactaatatcatattttcattattttgtatCGATTCTGACCCGAAAAGACAAATTTGTCATCAATACCAAACTTTGTTCTACATGTTTTGgtatcaaaaataatatattagtaTATGATCTAAAACAATTGATACtcgaatatcatatattagtatcatgttttcaatgttttgtactgATTTACATCCAAAAAAAAGACACGTGATCCAAGGAGTTAACATTTCTTTTGTCAATATttgatggcaaaaacttgtgtgagacggtctcacgggtcgtatttgtgagacatatctcttatttgggtcatccataaaaaagtattactttttatgttaaaagtattactttttattgtgaatatgggtagagttacctgtctcacaaattaagatccgtgagacagtctcacatgagacccactcatatTTGATATACATGTTTTGGTACGAAACAATtgttattcaaatattatatatgaataccacattctaatatttttttatcaatttttatataaaaagaaCGTAGCCGAGAGAGTTCAAACATAATTTTTTGACATGAGGGTCGAAAACAAATTTTAGTTTACgtttatataaacataatataacataaataaaatgattttcCTATATATCATAAGAAATatgtttaataatatcaaatttcttataatCAAGACTATTCATTAAACATGGCAATTCTAAAAACATTTTGAACTATTCAATTATATATCACATTTTTTAAGATAAATGCATCGAATGTAATACACTTGATACAGTCTGGACCATTGATATGCATAAAATGATGTGGAGCCATGCATATCAACGGTTACCACCGGCAGTTGAAATATGTAATCGTAAATCAAATTTTGGACACGTGTTCCCACTTTTCTTCATGCACTTCGTTCTGCCACGATATATTACtgattattttttacttcaatAAATCTATTTGCAAATGCTAAATGTTAATTCAgagaatatttatataatttatatatattttttttcaaaaaaaattgttttaattatcatatataattttaaaatgaaaaggtaaaatttttgtttatcgatttaaatcatttaatttacaTAGTAACAATGGGTActcaacaaattaaaaaaaccaaTATCTGGTATGGTCAAGGAATTAAAATCTGTGGTTCTAGtcaatttatgttttaaaaagcGATCCTCCCCCAATGTGATTTAGTAAACGAGAGAGAGCTGttcatcaaaataaaaagttgatTAGATCAAATCTATTGACCAAGTGACGATCTCACTtatttattttgtgagacgattcaatctgatttttaattaaagtgaaaatttatattttaaaataaaaatttatatttttttaatgaattggaTCGGATTAGAGATTATGAATGTATTTTAGTACACGAAAGAGAACTATTTTGCGTTTGGCATGAGACTATGTGGGATTGTGAGATGATTtaggtttttaatttttaattaattaattaaataatcattcattcattcattcattcatcATCATCCATGACTATGTGTTAAAAAGGGAAAATAAACACGCCTAGGTAGCCCGTGATATTAAAAATCCACATTTTAATTTTACATATCTTAATATAAAACACATTCCATAAATACAATTTGTCTTACCCTAAAAGGAAGTCAACAATTCTTTCCTCTTCCATCGTAATGATAAGACATTTCAAGGGTACTcttatcatgcataaaatagaataatattttatttatcatgtCCATAAATTTGTGTggatcataatattaatttatcatcgtatattatattttttttatctatcatttttttattttttatttgtttatcatTTAATAACTACATCTTTGGAATTAAGTGTGACCTTAGTCATTTTTTATTGCGGAATTTTGGATTTAGAAACTCTAACGATTTTatttttgatgataacaaaacttattattgtgtttctaacatagtTACTTAGATGTGAAGTTGTTAATTTAAGATGAAAGTTGAAACTCGAAATTAGTCAAACTGAAAATCTGGCAACATTcgttattttgatgatatctcacaGCTCGTTAATCTAAATGACCTGCTGCTAAGACGACTGCATAGAAAAcccaatttgaaacaagtcgtatttcacgtcagttgggttAAATCGAATATTATTTATGCCAAACTAACAGTTGAAAGACCAAACTGATTGCAGGAAAACATCAATCAGTTTGGCATGAGTAGTTGCGGTATTTTGATATGCTCGGTTATCCAAATGAAAAGATTCAGTATGTGTTACGAAGCTAAGACGATGATCGAAAAATCATATtcaaaagtcaaagtctgaatcggaGTTAAAAATGCTGATAAATGATTACGAAGCTACTAGTTTTGCGCAGGATGAAATCAGGACTGATTTTAGCATACCCCGTCAGTTTGGTTCAATGGAGCAAGTTCAGTTAAGCAGGTTCAACTAATTAGTTTCAGTAGAGTGGAGGAGCAAAAACTTACCAGTTTAGCATAAGAGCATAACTGAACAAGTTGACCAGTTGAACAAAGCCAAACCGAACGAGTTGACCATGAGAAAAACTGAATGGTTAGTTTAGTCCCGAGAAAATttccagcaaggcgaatttggccgttgcaatttcagaaacagtacagaaattttttaaactgtcatattcttgtatctaacgtatatatcattgtggGGTCCTATAAATACaatatcttgaagatcaaacaaaatCTTTGGAAGGATATTCAAAGCATTAATAGTTAGCATTAAGAAATCTGTTAGTTGATAgtacaagcccttgtgtgatgatacatttgaaatgtacactgtaaaggttgaacttcaaagtttagttgagtgaATCTTCACGcaaagacattaaagattgtgtttatAGTCTTGTCATAAGAAACGTTAAACATTATACAAATTGTGAGGTTGCGAcctacaatcgagagtgtgcTAGAAGTTTCAATTAGACTAGAGATAAGTCATAAGTTGAAATGAGTTtatacaaggtgttgtataaatcaaagtattcTATTGGATTTTTTCCAATAGGAAGAAGGGGCGATGTAGAAGTTGTTAATCTCCAAACATCCacaaacaaattcgtgtctatttatttattacatttacttatcatttctaatattttaaagatgcattattgaagcattttatgtgtgcttcaaataccaaaatattgcatacaaagtgtttgataaaatacttcaaccaaaatatttttactcattcgatttgtatatattttaagtgCTTTACACAATATTTAATCTATTTTtacgaatgattattttgagtgtctctTGCTTGGTTTGAGCCaaattcgatttaattcatcggtgttcaatatttcaataaccgagctattgtagctcNCTCAAACCAAGCAagagacactcaaaataatcattcgtaGAAATAGATTAAATATTGTGTAAAGcacttaaaatatatacaaatcgaatgagtaaaaatattttggttgaagtattttatcaaacactttgtatgcaatattttggtatttgaagcacacataaaatgcttcaataatgcatctttaaaataNATAAAGGTAAAACAGACGGAATTTTTCTTATCTTTTCAAAAGCGTATACTGTTTTTTTCCCAGCATTTCATTGTCGTCGTTAGGTCATTTCAGCTGATTATAATAGAACAAACAaggtgtgtgtatatatatatacaatagaTGATATTACGAAATAAACGTTGAATGATTCAAATTAATAGCATCACATTGTTACtgaatttaattttgtaaattgtaCGTAGATGATGAtctttttagttattttttaaaaattatttgattaattagaATATAGATTTCCCTCTTgatttcaaatctttctttttatACGTGAAAAtcatacccaaaaaaaaataataataatcacagAATAAGACGGGCCTGTGTAGCTTTTAAGTTGTTAATTTTCCACCTTAAAGA
This region of Primulina huaijiensis isolate GDHJ02 unplaced genomic scaffold, ASM1229523v2 scaffold16617, whole genome shotgun sequence genomic DNA includes:
- the LOC140965902 gene encoding uncharacterized protein, translating into MGSRNRAESSNYRNPCLTMHQPWASLLVYGIKRIEGRSWPSPITGRLWIHAAGKVPEPETIKAMEDFYREIYAMDGVTDVKFPEHYPVSKLLGCVEVVGCVTCDELVSWEAINAGVRVEGQTAFCWLCERPQKLVVPFEMRGYQGVYNLERKIYESAVRGLMTVKPPLRVKFPLPDPRDPYSLKPGLLASSSNESSVSQLEKPPSLVEAIAGARAAATQFSKNNGSQPKKRISTDGSIMGVSTRTSSREWVPKVDNASERSNAKNL
- the LOC140965900 gene encoding uncharacterized protein, whose protein sequence is MSSTTPPEFQSLAATDGDNCTMDYLESETADLNLNPPFPSMGYTENASATFLSSGNPCLDFFFHIVPNTPPESVVERLKISWDHDPVTTLKLICNLRGVRGTGKSDKEGFYAAALWMHQNHPKTLACNLKVIAQFGYFKDLVEILYRLLEGPEIRAEKKSAWRSSKKGKRRTRKHYFCAKKKEKSDDPKEADEKRLLRARVPREKRVAANAVKVKEEMEKARKLKHLKVSNMSKRAEERYDQDANYRFLHDKISALFAELLKSDIQALNSNEFNKISLAAKWCPTIDSSYDKATLMCKNIAKILFPLESSPEYDGIGEDQYVFMVRNRLRKEVLVPLHQVLKLPEVYMSAKQWEAVPYERVASVAMRNYTDIFLHRDNKRFKEYLENVKAGNAKITAGALLPHEIIEKNSKGSSGAAIVSELQWKRIVDDLLKKGKLTNCLAVCDVSGSMYGTPMEVAVALGLLVSELSEEPWKGHVITFSAEPELHLIKPGNLRSKTEFIRNMDAGYNTDFQRVFDRILEVAVDGNLGEDKMIKRLFVFSDMEFDEASVSPWETDYMVTQRKFREKGYENVPEIVFWNLRDSSATPVTATQNGVALVSGFSKNMLTLFLEEGGEISPEDASKLASDDGNKASPGGEMNPEATMDAAISGDLYQKLVVHD